A stretch of the Parabacteroides timonensis genome encodes the following:
- a CDS encoding RagB/SusD family nutrient uptake outer membrane protein — MKKIYLVSLAFMLLTAACNDVLEKTPGTSLPVDEAITSVDDLQNAVNGIYADQATEVGSYGGDFSLFADLRGSDFQSISDVNHAGPMYRYQLDKNHSLVFSFYKVFYVSLARINSVLAASENLEGDIANLQGELYAMRALYHFDLARLFAKLPTSGDMNGLGIVLSDNVFETNYIGERATLQATYDFIISDLNKALPMLTKDKAQGHINYWAALGIRARAYLYLGKYAEALNDCKEIIASSPYKLYSIDEYLSVWDKEGTNEVMFEILTTSIYNAQRNSIGYYTHAKGYGECAFTESFKAEFDARPNDIRTQLIAEESDNGYTGFYPQKYKGRDGQIYVNNPKVIRLSEVYLIAAECALKEGNAGEAAQYINTLRKNRITDYTDVTSVTLDDILMERRLELFTEGHTAWDYWRNGKSVNNKFAGEIKADDYRTILPMPMTEINVSGGKLQQNPNY; from the coding sequence ATGAAAAAAATATATTTGGTTAGTTTAGCATTTATGCTGTTGACCGCAGCTTGTAACGATGTGCTGGAAAAAACTCCAGGAACAAGCTTACCGGTAGATGAAGCGATTACTTCAGTAGATGATTTACAGAATGCCGTAAATGGTATTTATGCAGATCAGGCCACGGAAGTAGGATCTTACGGTGGCGATTTCTCTTTATTCGCAGATTTGCGTGGAAGCGATTTTCAGTCAATCTCTGATGTGAATCATGCTGGTCCTATGTACCGTTATCAACTGGATAAAAACCACTCTTTGGTATTCAGTTTTTATAAAGTATTCTATGTGTCTCTGGCTAGAATTAACAGCGTTTTAGCTGCTTCCGAGAATTTAGAAGGAGATATTGCTAACCTTCAAGGGGAATTGTACGCAATGCGTGCTTTATATCATTTTGACCTGGCACGACTATTTGCTAAGTTACCGACTTCGGGAGATATGAATGGCTTGGGAATCGTATTGTCTGATAATGTTTTTGAGACCAATTATATTGGTGAAAGAGCAACATTACAAGCTACCTACGATTTTATAATCAGTGATTTGAATAAAGCACTTCCTATGCTGACAAAGGATAAAGCGCAAGGACATATAAATTATTGGGCTGCTTTAGGTATTCGTGCACGTGCTTATTTGTATCTGGGTAAATATGCTGAGGCATTGAATGATTGTAAGGAAATAATAGCGTCTTCTCCTTATAAACTTTACTCTATAGATGAATATCTTTCTGTATGGGATAAAGAAGGGACAAATGAAGTTATGTTTGAAATACTAACGACTTCCATTTATAATGCCCAACGTAATTCTATAGGTTATTATACACATGCAAAGGGTTATGGAGAATGTGCATTTACAGAAAGTTTTAAAGCCGAATTCGATGCTCGTCCTAATGATATTAGAACACAGCTTATTGCAGAAGAGTCTGATAATGGTTATACAGGATTCTATCCACAAAAGTATAAAGGACGTGACGGACAAATCTATGTGAATAACCCAAAAGTGATCCGTTTATCTGAAGTTTATCTGATTGCTGCAGAATGTGCATTGAAAGAAGGTAATGCGGGAGAAGCTGCTCAATATATTAACACTCTCCGTAAGAATCGTATAACTGATTATACTGATGTGACCTCCGTGACATTAGATGATATATTAATGGAAAGACGCCTTGAGTTGTTTACAGAAGGGCATACGGCCTGGGATTATTGGAGAAATGGAAAATCGGTAAATAATAAGTTTGCAGGAGAAATTAAGGCAGATGATTATCGTACGATTCTTCCTATGCCTATGACTGAAATAAATGTATCTGGTGGAAAGTTACAACAAAACCCTAATTATTAA